In the genome of Aptenodytes patagonicus chromosome 18, bAptPat1.pri.cur, whole genome shotgun sequence, one region contains:
- the GAPVD1 gene encoding GTPase-activating protein and VPS9 domain-containing protein 1 isoform X6: MVKLDIHTLAHHLKQERLYVNSEKQLIQRLNADVLKTAEKLYRTAWISKQQRINLDRLIITSAEASPAECCQHAKILEDTQFVDGYKQLGFQETAYGEFLNRLRENPRLIASCLVAGEKLNQDNTQSVIHTVFTSIYGNCIMQEDESYLLQVLRYLIEFELKESDNPRRLLRRGTCAFSILFKLFSEGLFSAKLFLTATLHEPIMQLLVEDEDHLETDPNKLIERFSPVQQEKLFGEKGTEKFKQRVQEMVDSNEAKLVTLVNKFIGYLKQNTYCFPHSLRWIVSQMYKTLSCVDRLEVGEVRAMCTDLLLACFICPAIVNPEQYGIISDAPINEVARFNLMQVGRLLQQLAMTGSEEGDPRMKSNLAKFDKSCVAAFLDVVIDGRAVETPPMSSVNLLEGLSRTVVYMTYSQLTTLVGFMRNVMSSDQLKEDRMALENLLANLPQNKPGKSSSLEMTPYNTPQLSPATTPANKKNRLPIGQQLAAITAWDTSATNLSAHITLVTPFATRSRSRSNILMDQHGDHEGSSQETIPEVQPEEVLVISLGTGPQITPGMMSENECILQDVKSSILTQEK; the protein is encoded by the exons ATGGTGAAGCTGGATATACACACGCTGGCTCATCACCTCAAGCAGGAACGACTGTATGTAAACTCAGAAAAGCAACTTATTCAAAGGCTCAATGCAGATGTATTGAAGACAGCTGAAAAGCTGTACCGCACAGCATGGATTTCCAAGCAGCAAAGGATTAACTTGGACAGACTGATCATAACCAG tgctGAAGCTTCTCCTGCTGAATGTTGCCAGCATGCTAAAATCTTGGAGGACACACAGTTTGTGGATGGATATAAGCAGTTGGGATTTCAGGAGACTGCTTATGGAGAATTCCTAAACAGATTGAGAGAGAACCCTAGGCTTATTGCATCCTGTCTGGTTGCTGGAGAGAAGCTCAACCAGGACAACACTCAGAGTGTCATTCACACAGTCTTTACCTCCATTTATGGCAATTGCATCATGCAGGAGGATGAGAGCTACCTCCTCCAGGTCCTCCGTTACTTGATTGAATTTGAACTCAAGGAAAGCGACAACCCTAGGCGGCTCTTGAGACGAGGCACCTGTGCATTCAGCATCTTATTCAAACTTTTCTCTGAAGGActcttttctgcaaaactttttcTTACTGCAACTTTACATGAGCCAATCATGCAGCTTCTTGTTGAAGATGAAGACCACCTGGAAACTGATCCGAACAAGTTAATTGAGAGATTCTCCCCAGTACAACAGGAAAAGttatttggagagaaaggcacagaaaagttCAAGCAAAGAGTCCAAGAGATGGTTGACTCCAATGAGGCCAAGCTGGTGACCTTGGTGAACAAATTCATTGGCTATCTCAAACAAAATACTTACTGTTTTCCTCACAGCTTGAGGTGGATTGTGTCACAAATGTACAAAACACTCTCATGTGTAGACAGGCTGGAGGTCGGGGAGGTCAGAGCAATGTGCACAGATCTTCTTCTAGCGTGTTTCATCTGTCCTGCGATTGTTAACCCAGAACAGTATGGGATAATTTCTGATGCTCCTATAAATGAGGTGGCAAGATTTAATCTGATGCAG gtTGGGAGACTTCTGCAGCAACTGGCAATGACAGGTTCTGAAGAGGGAGATCCACGTATGAAGAGCAACCTTGCTAAATTTGACAAA agCTGTGTTGCTGCTTTCCTGGATGTAGTTATTGATGGGCGTGCAGTTGAAACTCCTCCAATGTCTTCTGTTAACCTTCTGGAGGGGTTGAGTAGAACAGTGGTTTACATGACATACAGCCAGCTAACAACTCTG GTTGGCTTTATGCGGAATGTAATGTCAAGCGATCAACTTAAGGAAGATCGGATGGCTTTGGAAAACTTGCTGGCAAACTTACCCCAGAACAAaccagggaaaagcagcagccttgAAATGACTCCGTATAACACCCCACAACTTTCTCCTGCAACTACTCCAGCTAACAAAAAAAATCGATTACCAATAG GACAGCAATTGGCAGCCATTACTGCCTGGGATACTTCTGCTACCAATCTCTCAGCTCATATAACTCTAGTAACCCCTTTTG caaCTCGTAGCAGAAGTAGATCAAATATTCTGATGGATCAGCACGGAGATCATGAAGGATCCTCCCAGGAGACTATCCCAGAAGTTCAGCCGGAAGAAGTGCTGGTGATTTCTCTGGGGACAGGTCCACAGATTACTCCAGGAATGATGTCAGAAAATGAG TGTATCCTGCAAGATGTGAAAAGCAGTATATTAACACAGGAAAAATGA